Proteins encoded by one window of Cyprinus carpio isolate SPL01 chromosome B6, ASM1834038v1, whole genome shotgun sequence:
- the LOC109065745 gene encoding protein FAM171B-like, with protein sequence MPDLSGCVLLAALLIFCEDGYVRRAEGGVLASLSEEDNASDTQTFPLKGQGDATVPPSESLLTLKIWVKDASSQRFLKGALVGVFLNGSQIHSSQTLENGEVTVTVPYHLGLTLTLVASMEGYILTQLPWKTTKMPIFSVITMSLRPQTQGNIWLFDDTVLITRKASDLSFQPSVQFPKSLLKLSENTTISMLSAYLTVPTLPTEKDSNFFTLNLSGKGGYRNVKLNPLAVISAQLVSNGKEVDVKGPIQLKIPLPYNTHMRPSDSLTAWTFDMTIGTWVNKGIGTVQMETNGLVWNYVAPTLGNWIAAPPPSSGYMGLASSMDFISYHTYLLVGILGGTLVIAIGFLSVIVFHCRDLNYEAGRKRWNSTRLTVLKKDQTTSTSSDEAQLFFHNGDRSFSLAARGIGHDASDSPRHQANYNIYVENVGRPAGNLYENIGAVGLESFRAPVSNLYVNSDDIAKLWEKSEQNGSRQNGVENVVFRDKLFHIYNQSVAIVPAPELFTCQGQADPSGSRSATFPRNGMEHGAQTERNLKDSFTQTLPKVPQQDSDEQQALEGAQAAAANPGLWGRYSHLLESVSVPGTLNEAAGMGPFRGELQGISEQTLLELSKGKPSIHPPRAWFVSLDGKPAAQVRHSVIELQGRHRPGSSNDTSLDSGVDMNELQQPLRKSEEPSSSSMAKISGNQEQDLSSSEIGSPEDTSLRNTLEGSSAAIPNIPEDRDAGDTSSESKSTPPPRRLRKVRDKKPDKKTSRHMREERPQTKH encoded by the exons ATGCCAGATCTTTCGGGGTGTGTGCTCCTCGCCGCGCTACTGATTTTCTGCGAGGATGGGTACGTGAGGAGAGCGGAGGGTGGGGTGCTCGCCTCGCTGTCGGAGGAGGACAATGCCAGCGACACACAGACGTTCCCGCTCAAGGGACAGGGGGATGCGACGGTGCCGCCATCAG AGTCGCTCCTGACGCTGAAGATTTGGGTTAAAGATGCGTCTAGCCAGAGGTTCCTGAAAGGAGCTCTGGTGGGTGTGTTTTTGAATGGATCCCAGATTCACTCCAGCCAGACTCTGGAGAATGGAGAGGTCACGGTCACTGTCCCATACCACCTTGGCCTGACCCTCACTCTAGTGGCCAGCATGGAGGGTTATATACTCACCCAGCTGCCTTGGAAAACCACCAAGATGCCCA TTTTTTCTGTTATTACAATGTCCCTGCGCCCTCAAACACAAGGGAACATCTGGCTCTTTGATGATACTGTGCTGATAACTCGAAAAGCATCTG ATCTGTCATTTCAACCGAGTGTACAGTTTCCCAAAAGTCTCCTCAAACTGTCTGAGAACACTACCATCTCCATGTTGTCAGCCTATCTGACAGTTCCAACCCTGCCTACAGAAAAAGACTCAAATTTCTTTACTCTAAACCTGAGCGGTAAAGGAG GTTATAGGAATGTCAAGTTAAACCCATTGGCAGTGATCAGTGCCCAGTTAGTGTCTAATGGAAAAGAGGTTGACGTCAAAGGACCCattcagctcaaaataccacTTCCCTACAACACCCACATGCGACCATCTGACTCGCTGACTGCGTGGACCTTCGACATGACCATAG GTACCTGGGTAAATAAAGGTATAGGCACTGTTCAGATGGAGACAAACGGTCTAGTCTGGAATTACGTAGCACCTACACTTGGTAACTGGATTGCTGCACCACCACCATCGTCAG GTTATATGGGGCTTGCAAGCTCAATGGATTTCATTTCCTACCACACATACCTTCTTGTGGGTATCTTGGGAGGAACTCTTGTGATAGCCATTGGATTTTTATCAGTAATTGTATTTCACTGCAG AGATTTAAACTATGAGGCTGGAAGAAAGCGATGGAATTCCACCAGGCTCACTGTACTGAAAAAAGACCAGACCACTTCCACCAGCTCTGATGAGGCTCAACTTTTCTTTCATAATGGGGACCGGTCTTTCTCTTTGGCTGCAAGAGGCATCGGCCATGATGCATCAGACTCTCCACGACACCAAGCCAACTACAACATTTATGTGGAAAATGTTGGCCGGCCAGCGGGCAATCTGTACGAGAATATTGGAGCTGTGGGATTAGAAAGCTTCAGAGCCCCAGTGTCTAATCTCTATGTTAATAGTGACGACATTGCAAAGCTATGGGAAAAATCTGAACAGAATGGCTCACGTCAGAATGGTGTGGAGAATGTAGTTTTCAGAGACAAGCTGTTCCACATCTATAACCAGTCCGTGGCAATTGTACCAGCCCCAGAGTTGTTCACTTGCCAGGGACAAGCTGACCCATCTGGAAGTAGATCTGCCACTTTCCCAAGGAATGGCATGGAGCATGGAGCTCAGACAGAGCGTAACTTAAAAGACAGTTTCACTCAGACATTACCTAAAGTTCCCCAGCAGGACAGCGATGAGCAGCAGGCTCTGGAAGGAGCACAAGCCGCTGCTGCAAACCCAGGGTTATGGGGCCGCTACAGTCATCTCCTGGAATCTGTATCTGTCCCAGGAACTTTGAACGAAGCAGCTGGAATGGGGCCTTTCCGGGGGGAACTCCAGGGAATATCAGAGCAAACCTTGCTGGAGCTCTCCAAGGGTAAGCCGTCCATTCACCCGCCCCGGGCCTGGTTTGTGTCTCTTGATGGTAAACCAGCAGCCCAGGTTCGTCACTCTGTGATTGAGCTTCAGGGAAGACATCGTCCAGGCAGCAGCAATGACACAAGCTTGGACTCTGGAGTGGACATGAACGAGCTGCAGCAGCCTCTGCGGAAAAGCGAGGAACCTTCAAGCTCTAGCATGGCTAAAATAAGTGGAAATCAAGAGCAGGACTTGAGCAGCAGTGAAATTGGGAGTCCCGAGGACACGTCCCTGAGGAACACCCTGGAAGGCAGTAGTGCAGCCATTCCCAACATCCCGGAGGACAGGGATGCAGGAGACACCTCTAGCGAGTCCAAATCTACCCCTCCACCAAGGAGACTGCGGAAGGTTCGAGACAAGAAGCCTGACAAGAAGACATCTCGACACATGAGGGAGGAGAGACCCCAAACGAAACACTAA
- the LOC109069687 gene encoding E3 ubiquitin-protein ligase MARCHF7-like isoform X1 encodes MDSKSRRFPFAVSSSSSLSSSTSLSSSSSALSASRLYGRGSVLGRDRFSREASVKLDADYQSSRLLSSPRGYNSTESRHSNWKLSTPVSLSSSSSCDRTWTESASVDRGRLTDSERRPGTYCGLLGTSQDSESKRAKLSYTNRAAYSTSPSTSKPASSYSTLGNSSWKSSISPLSRSSSSSSSSSSTTPSEGLWARRDLEKRGNSGLTSLGESSYRPSGLTSSLYRSERVTSTYAQGARPKESQYSSHRENGSSSHRISAEYLPSPLQRSSHRLTSDYQSGPFSHDTTRSSSSSTRTSASVTASSQLSSWSSTPYVPLTGCNSSPPSSSPAPTPLPAQNGGDSDGRRTTRRLLSRLFSRRSSQESNSTASSASDSRSYDSSPDEAPPSEVPPLVSRGNLEAELRNSDPVQSFSFLRRRGPSLAPVQERAGVVEHEQESLRSPTGLSWLNWNRCTPLFSRRRRQGRDESARMDPHRSPQFPLGDRDGRKTPDRSTDCEDDDDDEDESSEGATAAPSTGASGLSASLLQDGARLAGWSHGMGRVMNSPLFRMPENMIIGVGVGAEGRSQTDEQVKDKPAPSRDPERLRKIQESLLLEDSDEDEGDLCRICQMGEQSSSNPLIEPCKCTGSLQYVHQDCIKKWLRSKISSGSNLEAITTCELCKEKLHLNIENFDINELYRSHERSEYEFISCGLYLVVLLHLCEQRFSDVLGAVNDAGVHTQNLMKMRWRTADHPSTSVTWRMMMKRRRFNVLAGMKGRGLAVCLHLLPLAVPDLPPPA; translated from the exons ATGGATTCGAAGTCTCGTCGGTTTCCGTTTGCAGTCTCCAGCTCTTCCTCACTGTCATCATCCACCTCcctctcctcctcatcttcagCGCTCAGTGCGAGTCGGCTCTATGGCAGAGGGAGTGTCTTGGGAAGAGATCGCTTTAGCAGAGAAGCGTCCGTCAAATTAGACGCAGACTATCAG AGCTCCCGTCTGCTGAGCTCGCCAAGAGGTTACAATTCAACTGAAAGTCGTCACTCCAACTGGAAGCTCTCTactcctgtctctctgtcttcgTCATCTTCCTGTGATCGAACATGGACAGAATCTGCCAGTGTGGACCGAGGCAGactt ACCGACTCTGAGAGAAGACCGGGAACATACTGTGGACTTCTTGGCACATCCCAAGACAGCGAGTCTAAACGAGCAAAACTTTCCTACACAAATAGAGCAGCATATTCTACATCCCCTTCCACATCTAAACCTGCCAGCTCTTACTCAACTTTAGGAA ATTCTTCATGGAAATCCTCCATCAGTCCATTATCTAgatcctcctcttcatcctcctcttcatcttcgACAACTCCATCAGAGGGTCTTTGGGCCCGCAGAGATTTGGAGAAGAGGGGGAATTCAGGACTGACCTCACTGGGGGAGTCTAGTTACCGGCCTAGTGGGCTGACATCTTCATTGT ACCGTTCGGAGCGTGTTACCTCCACCTATGCACAAGGTGCTCGACCCAAAGAGAGCCAGTATTCATCCCACAGAGAGAATGGTTCATCTAGCCACCGTATCTCAGCCGAGTACCTTCCTTCTCCTCTGCAGCGCAGTTCTCACAGGCTGACCTCAGATTACCAGTCTGGTCCGTTCTCTCATGATACGACACGCTCCAGCTCTAGTTCCACCAGAACCTCCGCCTCTGTCACAGCCTCATCCCAGCTCTCATCCTGGAGCTCCACCCCTTACGTGCCCCTTACTGGCTGTAACTCCAGCCCACCGTCCTCTAGCCCCGCCCCCACTCCACTTCCTGCTCAGAATGGCGGTGACTCAGATGGCAGGCGAACAACCAGGCGTCTGCTATCCCGGCTTTTCTCCCGACGCTCTAGTCAGGAGTCTAACTCTACCGCCAGCTCTGCCTCTGATTCTCGGTCATATGACTCAAGTCCAGATGAAGCCCCACCCTCTGAAGTCCCTCCTTTAGTCAGCCGAGGAAATTTGGAAGCAGAGTTGAGGAACTCTGACCCTGTTCAGTCATTTTCATTCTTGCGCAGACGTGGACCATCTCTCGCTCCCGTCCAGGAGAGAGCTGGTGTAGTCGAGCACGAACAAGAATCGCTCAGATCTCCGACAGGCCTGTCCTGGCTGAACTGGAACCGCTGTACCCCACTGTTCTCTCGTCGCAGGAGGCAAGGGCGTGACGAAAGCGCCCGCATGGACCCTCATCGTTCACCCCAATTCCCTCTTGGTGACCGTGATGGCCGTAAAACACCTGACCGGAGCACGGATTGTgaagatgatgacgatgatgaagaTGAGTCCTCAGAGGGTGCCACAGCAGCACCCTCTACTGGAGCCTCAGGTCTCTCTGCGTCACTACTGCAGGACGGAGCCCGCCTAGCAGGATGGAGCCATGGCATGGGCAGGGTGATGAACAGCCCACTCTTCCGTATGCCTGAGAATATGATAATTGGTGTGGGAGTGGGAGCAGAAGGGAGGAGTCAAACTGATGAGCAGGTGAAAGACAAGCCCGCCCCCTCCAGAGACCCAGAGAGACTGCGAAAGATTCAGGAGAG CTTGCTGTTGGAGGACTCTGATGAGGATGAAGGTGATCTGTGCCGAATCTGTCAGATGGGGGAGCAGTCGAGTTCCAACCCTCTGATCGAGCCCTGCAAGTGCACCGGCAGCCTGCAATATGTGCACCAGGACTGCATTAAGAAATGGCTCCGCTCCAAAATCAGCTCTG GTTCTAACTTAGAAGCCATCACTACCTGTGAACTTTGTAAGGAAAAACTGCACTTGAACATTGAGAACTTTGACATCAATGAGCTCTACAGATCTCATGAAAGG TCGGAGTATGAGTTCATCAGCTGTGGCCTGTATCTGGTGGTGCTCCTGCACCTGTGTGAGCAGAGGTTTTCTGATGTCCTGGGTGCAGTAAATGATGCTGGG GTTCATACGCAGAATCTGATGAAGATGAGGTGGAGGACAGCAGACCATCCATCGACTTCTGTGACttggaggatgatgatgaagaggaggaggttTAATGTGTTGGCAGGGATGAAGGGGCGTGGCTTAGCCGTCTGTCTCCATCTCCTCCCACTTGCTGTTCCTGACCTGCCTCCTCCTGCTTGA
- the LOC109069687 gene encoding E3 ubiquitin-protein ligase MARCHF7-like isoform X2, producing the protein MDSKSRRFPFAVSSSSSLSSSTSLSSSSSALSASRLYGRGSVLGRDRFSREASVKLDADYQSSRLLSSPRGYNSTESRHSNWKLSTPVSLSSSSSCDRTWTESASVDRGRLTDSERRPGTYCGLLGTSQDSESKRAKLSYTNRAAYSTSPSTSKPASSYSTLGNSSWKSSISPLSRSSSSSSSSSSTTPSEGLWARRDLEKRGNSGLTSLGESSYRPSGLTSSLYRSERVTSTYAQGARPKESQYSSHRENGSSSHRISAEYLPSPLQRSSHRLTSDYQSGPFSHDTTRSSSSSTRTSASVTASSQLSSWSSTPYVPLTGCNSSPPSSSPAPTPLPAQNGGDSDGRRTTRRLLSRLFSRRSSQESNSTASSASDSRSYDSSPDEAPPSEVPPLVSRGNLEAELRNSDPVQSFSFLRRRGPSLAPVQERAGVVEHEQESLRSPTGLSWLNWNRCTPLFSRRRRQGRDESARMDPHRSPQFPLGDRDGRKTPDRSTDCEDDDDDEDESSEGATAAPSTGASGLSASLLQDGARLAGWSHGMGRVMNSPLFRMPENMIIGVGVGAEGRSQTDEQVKDKPAPSRDPERLRKIQESLLLEDSDEDEGDLCRICQMGEQSSSNPLIEPCKCTGSLQYVHQDCIKKWLRSKISSGSNLEAITTCELCKEKLHLNIENFDINELYRSHERSEYEFISCGLYLVVLLHLCEQRFSDVLGAVNDAGFFNLARTLHEHMDNLESSYAESDEDEVEDSRPSIDFCDLEDDDEEEEV; encoded by the exons ATGGATTCGAAGTCTCGTCGGTTTCCGTTTGCAGTCTCCAGCTCTTCCTCACTGTCATCATCCACCTCcctctcctcctcatcttcagCGCTCAGTGCGAGTCGGCTCTATGGCAGAGGGAGTGTCTTGGGAAGAGATCGCTTTAGCAGAGAAGCGTCCGTCAAATTAGACGCAGACTATCAG AGCTCCCGTCTGCTGAGCTCGCCAAGAGGTTACAATTCAACTGAAAGTCGTCACTCCAACTGGAAGCTCTCTactcctgtctctctgtcttcgTCATCTTCCTGTGATCGAACATGGACAGAATCTGCCAGTGTGGACCGAGGCAGactt ACCGACTCTGAGAGAAGACCGGGAACATACTGTGGACTTCTTGGCACATCCCAAGACAGCGAGTCTAAACGAGCAAAACTTTCCTACACAAATAGAGCAGCATATTCTACATCCCCTTCCACATCTAAACCTGCCAGCTCTTACTCAACTTTAGGAA ATTCTTCATGGAAATCCTCCATCAGTCCATTATCTAgatcctcctcttcatcctcctcttcatcttcgACAACTCCATCAGAGGGTCTTTGGGCCCGCAGAGATTTGGAGAAGAGGGGGAATTCAGGACTGACCTCACTGGGGGAGTCTAGTTACCGGCCTAGTGGGCTGACATCTTCATTGT ACCGTTCGGAGCGTGTTACCTCCACCTATGCACAAGGTGCTCGACCCAAAGAGAGCCAGTATTCATCCCACAGAGAGAATGGTTCATCTAGCCACCGTATCTCAGCCGAGTACCTTCCTTCTCCTCTGCAGCGCAGTTCTCACAGGCTGACCTCAGATTACCAGTCTGGTCCGTTCTCTCATGATACGACACGCTCCAGCTCTAGTTCCACCAGAACCTCCGCCTCTGTCACAGCCTCATCCCAGCTCTCATCCTGGAGCTCCACCCCTTACGTGCCCCTTACTGGCTGTAACTCCAGCCCACCGTCCTCTAGCCCCGCCCCCACTCCACTTCCTGCTCAGAATGGCGGTGACTCAGATGGCAGGCGAACAACCAGGCGTCTGCTATCCCGGCTTTTCTCCCGACGCTCTAGTCAGGAGTCTAACTCTACCGCCAGCTCTGCCTCTGATTCTCGGTCATATGACTCAAGTCCAGATGAAGCCCCACCCTCTGAAGTCCCTCCTTTAGTCAGCCGAGGAAATTTGGAAGCAGAGTTGAGGAACTCTGACCCTGTTCAGTCATTTTCATTCTTGCGCAGACGTGGACCATCTCTCGCTCCCGTCCAGGAGAGAGCTGGTGTAGTCGAGCACGAACAAGAATCGCTCAGATCTCCGACAGGCCTGTCCTGGCTGAACTGGAACCGCTGTACCCCACTGTTCTCTCGTCGCAGGAGGCAAGGGCGTGACGAAAGCGCCCGCATGGACCCTCATCGTTCACCCCAATTCCCTCTTGGTGACCGTGATGGCCGTAAAACACCTGACCGGAGCACGGATTGTgaagatgatgacgatgatgaagaTGAGTCCTCAGAGGGTGCCACAGCAGCACCCTCTACTGGAGCCTCAGGTCTCTCTGCGTCACTACTGCAGGACGGAGCCCGCCTAGCAGGATGGAGCCATGGCATGGGCAGGGTGATGAACAGCCCACTCTTCCGTATGCCTGAGAATATGATAATTGGTGTGGGAGTGGGAGCAGAAGGGAGGAGTCAAACTGATGAGCAGGTGAAAGACAAGCCCGCCCCCTCCAGAGACCCAGAGAGACTGCGAAAGATTCAGGAGAG CTTGCTGTTGGAGGACTCTGATGAGGATGAAGGTGATCTGTGCCGAATCTGTCAGATGGGGGAGCAGTCGAGTTCCAACCCTCTGATCGAGCCCTGCAAGTGCACCGGCAGCCTGCAATATGTGCACCAGGACTGCATTAAGAAATGGCTCCGCTCCAAAATCAGCTCTG GTTCTAACTTAGAAGCCATCACTACCTGTGAACTTTGTAAGGAAAAACTGCACTTGAACATTGAGAACTTTGACATCAATGAGCTCTACAGATCTCATGAAAGG TCGGAGTATGAGTTCATCAGCTGTGGCCTGTATCTGGTGGTGCTCCTGCACCTGTGTGAGCAGAGGTTTTCTGATGTCCTGGGTGCAGTAAATGATGCTGGG tTTTTCAACTTGGCGAGAACTCTACACGAGCACATGGACAATCTTGAAA GTTCATACGCAGAATCTGATGAAGATGAGGTGGAGGACAGCAGACCATCCATCGACTTCTGTGACttggaggatgatgatgaagaggaggaggttTAA